A region of Aquarana catesbeiana isolate 2022-GZ linkage group LG08, ASM4218655v1, whole genome shotgun sequence DNA encodes the following proteins:
- the LOC141106507 gene encoding LOW QUALITY PROTEIN: uncharacterized protein (The sequence of the model RefSeq protein was modified relative to this genomic sequence to represent the inferred CDS: inserted 1 base in 1 codon), translated as MMNWPPLISPGKRRIFLVLRIHLDTHILRYMEIVCQVPIRCQDXHYFSMEKWEYIEGHKDLYKDIMMENQPPLTSPDGSSNRNPPERCPRPLYSRDSTQEHQEIPQEDQWESLNKIKAEVKEEAEDQFVIDDDPCKEEDIPPEISSDSTVSNAKIEEEEECLRIKEADFPSEISIDGQFRTYNIIKLPLISTNGEKDEDITSNSSEENPISRNLHPTTHTTVLLSTISESSVTFTNSNQTAHREGETFPCSDCGKRFHQRTHLASHQRSHAGKESHSCSECGTCFSSRKILADHQRTHSGMKQFSCSECGKTFTSKWSLMRHQRVHTGEKPYSCSECGKNFSLMDHLINHERTHTGEKPFSCPECGKRFTQKSGALRHLRNHTGLKPFSCSECGKCFPRKGALITHQHVHSVEKPYSCSECGKCFPTSPHLIHHEKTHMSEKPFSCSECGKSYVQRGHLTLHLRSHTGEKPFSCHECGKCFPQKDSLSKHQRCHTGERPYSCTECGKCFSSKQSLKSHQSAHTGVKPFSCSECGGCFSRKGALIRHQRVHTGEKPYSCSKCGKCFVTRAHLIYHEKSHMSEKPFSCSECGKSFTQRGSLISHQRCHTGEKPFSCSECGKCFPHKDTLIKHQRCHTGEKPFSCQECGKCFPQKNYLIRHERSHTGEKPFSCTECGRCFSTIQNLISHKRTHTGVKPYSCSECGRCFSWKKALIRHQRLHLGESFQNLSSLSQEGSHDFSSTYFIETPKVEGLD; from the exons ATGATGAACTGGCCGCCCCTcatatcaccgggtaagaggagaatATTTCTTGtattgaggatccacctagatacacacatcctccGATATATGGAGATAgtatgtcaggttcctataaggtgtcagg gacactatttctccatggagaagtgggagtatatagaaggacacaaggatctctacaaggacatcatgatggagaaccagccacccctcacatcaccgg atggatccagtaacagaaatcccccagagagatgtccccgtcctctgtattcccgggactccacacaggaacatcaggagatccctcaggAGGATCAG TGGGAAAGTCTGAATAAGATTAAAGCTGAAGTGAAAGAAGAAGCTGAAGATCAATTTGTGATAGATGATGATCCATGTAAGGAGGAAGACATTCCTCCTGAGATCAGTAGtg ACTCCACAGTGAGTAATGCCAAAATCGAGGAGGAGGAAGAATGTTTGAGGATTAAAGAGGCAGATTTTCCTAGCGAAATCAGCATAG atggACAATTCAgaacatataatataataaagCTTCCCCTTATctcaacaaatggtgaaaaagatGAGGATATCACATCCAACTCTTCAGAAGAAAACCCCATTTCCCGAAACCTCCATCCAACAACTCACACTACAGTTCTGTTGTCTACAATTAGTGAGTCTTCTGTCACCTTTACCAACAGCAATCAAACAGCTCATAGAGAGGGGGAAACTTTCCCTTGTTCTGACTGCGGCAAACGTTTTCATCAGAGAACTCATCTTGCTTCACACCAGAGGTCTCATGCAGGGAAGGAGTCCCACTCTTGTTCTGAGTGTGGGACATGTTTTTCCTCCAGAAAAATTCTTGCTGACCATCAGAGAACTCACAGCGGAATGAAGCAATTTTCGTGTTCCGAATGCGGGAAAACGTTTACTTCGAAATGGTCTCTTATGAGACATCAAAgagttcacacaggagagaagccgtattcatgttcGGAATGTGGGAAGAATTTTTCCCTGATGGACCATCTTATTAATCACGAGAGAACGCACACCGGAGAGAAGCCGTTTTCATGTCCTGAATGTGGGAAACGCTTTACACAGAAATCAGGCGCACTAAGACATCTGAGAAATCACACTGGCCTAAAGCCGTTTTCATGTTCTGAATGTGGAAAGTGTTTTCCCAGGAAGGGAGCCCTAATCACACATCAGCATGTGCATTCTGTAGAAAAGCCAtattcttgttcagagtgcgggaaatgtttccccaCCTCGCCTCATCTGATCCATCACGAAAAGACTCACATGTCTGAAAAGCCGTTTTCCTGTTCTGAATGTGGGAAGTCCTATGTTCAGAGAGGGCATCTTACTTTACAcctaagatctcacacaggggaaaagccgttTTCATGCCACGAATGTGGAAAATGTTTTCCTCAGAAAGACAGCCTTTCTAAACACCAGAGATGTCACACAGGAGAGAGGCCGTATTCCTGcactgaatgtgggaaatgtttttccagCAAACAAAGTCTAAAATCACACCAGTCGGCTCACACAGGGGTGAAGCCATTTTCATGTTCAGAATGTGGGGGATGTTTTTCCAGGAAGGGAGCCCTGATAAGGCATCAACGTgtgcacacgggagagaagccatattcatgttcaaagtgcgggaaatgttttgtgaCCAGAGCTCATCTTATCTATCACGAGAAGTCTCACATGTCTGAAAAGCCATTTTCCTGTTCTGAATGTGGAAAGTCCTTTACTCAGAGAGGGAGTCTTATTTCACACCAGAGatgtcacacgggggaaaagccgttttCATGCTccgaatgcgggaaatgttttcctcACAAAGACACTCTTATAAAACACCAGAGATGCCATACGGGGGAAAAGCCCTTTTCATGCCAGGAATGCGGAAAATGTTTTCCTCAGAAGAATTATCTTATTAGACACGAGAGAAGTCACACGGGAGAAAAGCCATTTTCCTGCACTGAATGCGGGAGATGTTTTTCCACCATACAGAATCTTATTTCACACAAGAGAACTCACACTGGAGTGAAGCCATATTCATGTTCAGAATGTGGGAGATGTTTTTCCTGGAAAAAAGCTCTGATCAGGCATCAGCGTTTGCACTTGGGAGAGAGTTTCCAGAATTTATCTTCTCTATCGCAAGAAGGCTCACATGACTTTTCATCAACCTACTTTATAGAAACACCAAAAGTTGAAGGACTGGACTGA